The genomic region ATCCTAAGAAATAACGTCAGGGTTGTGAGGAGCTCCATCATGGACAGGGCATTCATTGGCGAAGGAGTAGTGATAGAGAACTCGGTCATAGCTAGACATGTGGAAATTAGGGGAGGGGCTAGGATAATTGGGAGTGTCATAGGTGACGATGTGGTGATAGATGCTGACACTGAGATAGTGAACTCGAAGATATATCCGCACAAAGTTATTAACGCGAATAGTAAAATACACGATACTGTACTGACTTAACATGAGACTTGCCAGCATTGGAAACGGAAAAATGCTAGTGAACTTTGATGACCACGGGAGGATTATTGACCTCTATTACCCCTATATAGGAATGGAGAACCAAACGTCTGGTATTCCCATAAGGGTTGCGCTCTGGGATGGGAAGAACGTTTATCTGGATGAGTCATGGAAGACCGAGGTCTCGTACGAGGACGGAACCAATCTTGTGGAGGTCAAGTGGACCCTAGATAACCCAGGACTTGAAATAACTTCCTACAACTTCGTCGACGTGAATGAACCTGTGATGAATTCCATAATAAAGATACTATCCAGGGATATTGAGGGAAAGCTCAGGCTCTTCTTCGTTCACGACCTAAACATTTATTCCAATCCCTTTGGAGATACTGCACTTCTGGACCCTGTTACCTGGTCCATGATTCACTACAAGTCCAAGAGGTACCTAGGAATCAAGCTCATGTCCACTGAAATGAACAACACGGAATTCTCCGCAACCAAGGGCGATCCCTTGGAGGATATAAAGGACGGGAGATTGGATGGTAGCCCGATCTCTCACGGAGACGTGAAGTCCGCGGTGGGGGTGGAACTAAACCTCAGGAGTAAATCCTTCGTGAAGGCCTATTACGTAATAGGGGCAGCGAGGAATCTCGAGGAGTTGAGGAGACTTCTCGGTGAGGCGAACCCAGCCAAGATAGAGAGCAACTTCGTCTCAGTGTTCCAGTTCTGGAAGAGCTGGCTATCTAAGGGTAGCTGGACATCTGATCACGAGAGCTGGATATACAACGTTAGTCTCCTGACCGTGAAGAATCACATGGACATGAATGGATCGATCATAGCCTCCTCAGATTTCTCCTTTGTGAACATCTATGGGGACTCTTATCAATACTTCTGGCCTAGAGACGGGGCCATAGCTGCGCACTCGCTGGATGTTGCGGGATATGGAGAACTGGCCATGAAGCACTTCAACTTTGTGAAGGAGATTGCAAATCCCGAGGGTTATCTACACCACAAGTACAACCCCAACAGGACGCTTGCAAGCTCGTGGCACCCCTGGCTCTATAACGGGAAGAGGATCCTGCCAATACAGGAGGACGAAACTGCTCTCGAGGTCTGGGCCATAGGAAGTCATTACAGGAGGTATAAGGACTTGGACGAACTCACAGAGATTTACAGGAAGTTTGTGAAACCAGCTCTACAGTTCATGATGAGGTACACCGAGGACGGACTTCCAAAACCGAGCTTTGATCTGTGGGAGGAGAGGTATGGAATTCACCTCTACACTGTGTCAACGGTGTATGGAGGGTTGGTCATGGGAGCAGAACTCGCCAAGGGAATGGGAGACGAAAGCCTTTCAGAAGACGCTCTAGACGTGGCCAAGACCATGAAGGAACAGGCCCTTTCCAGGTTGACCAATGGGAGGAGATTCATCAGGAGGCTAGACGAGAACTATCAGCCCGATCAGGTTGTGGACGCAAGCATGTATGCCCCGTACTACTTTGGGATGGTGGAACCAAATCATCCCATTATGATCTCCACCATGGAGGCCATAGAACAGAGGTTAATGATAAACGGTGGAATCGCGAGATACGAGAACGACATGTACCAGAGGAGAAAGGCTCAGCCCAATCCCTGGATAATCACAACCCTATGGGTTGCTCAATACATGATAGATACTTCCAGGCTGGATAAGGCCAAGGATCTCCTGACCTGGGTTATGAAGAGGGCAACCCCCTCTGGTTTCCTTCCTGAACAGGTTGACCCAGAGACGTGGGAGTCTACCTCCGTCATCCCCCTTGTGTGGTCGCATGCGGAACTAATAATTACATTAAATAAATACCACGGCAAATACTAACCGCATGCTCGACCCGAAGGAATGCGAGGACAGGGAGTGGATAATACCTACTGGGACCGGAGGTTATTCGTCCTCAACCTTCTGCGGAATAAACTCCAGAACTTATCACGGCCTGCTAGTTATACCGCAGGATCCACCTCACAGGAGATACATGACCCTGGCCAAGGTGGAGGATTTCGTTATAACTGACGGCCAAGAGTACCCCATGAGCACGAACCATTACCTGAACGACGTGTTTTATCCGGAGGGGTACAGGTTCCTGAATCACGTGGAGCGGGGAGAGAACTTTGTTAGATGGGACTTCCTTTTTGGGAATTCAAGGGTCGAGAGAACCCTGGTTGTGCACAGGGGTTACAACGCCATAACCCTGTCCTACGCTTCCCAGAGGGGAGTTTTCAGGATATGTCCCCTAGTCACGTACAGGAGTCATCATGTGGCTCTGAAGTCGGTTCACCCCATCTTCACGTACAGGCTTCTTCAGGACCACATTCTCCTTCTCGCGAATGGGATACCCTTCCTCAGGGTCAGGATAAGGGGAGACCACGTCCTCGATAAGACGGAGTACTGGTACTATAACTTCTTTTACCGTTTAGACTTCGAGAGGGGAACCAATTACCTGGAGGACCTGTACAATCCCTTCTGCGTGATCAGCAAGGGGAACAAGATTGAGATGGACTTCTACTGGGGGGAATTTGAGCCCGAGCAGAAAAGGGTTGGGTCCAAAGAGATCATGGACCTTCTTTCAAGTGCGGGGAAAAGCTTCGTCGTGAGAAGCGGAGACAAGTACGCGATCATTGCAGGATATCACTGGTTTGATGAGTGGGGAAGGGATACCATGATCTCCATGGAGGGGATCCTGCTCATGAACGGGTTGTATGAACAGGCCAAGAGCATCCTCTTGAGGTATTTCAATGCAGTTAACAGGGGCCTGATGCCCAATAACTTCCTGGGAAACAACGAGACCGCCTACAAGGGAGTCGACGTTTCGCTATGGGGAATCAACGCCGTGTACAAGTACTATCAGTACACGAATGACGTTGAGTTCCTGAAAAGGATATTCCCAAGAATGCTGGAGGTCGTGGACTCTTACTGGAAAGGAAACGGAGTTGTGGTGAACAAGGACAACCTCTTGTATCACGTTGGAGCACCTAGGACTTGGATGGACGCTCAGTTTGACGGTGAGGTCGTGACTCCAAGGGAAGGAGCAGCTGTCGAGATCAATGCCCTATGGTACAACGCGTTAATGATCATGGACCAGATCTCCAAGAGGTTGGGAATACATGACGACGAGTTCGTAGAGAAGGCCGAAAAGGTGAGGTCGGCGTTCCTGGAGAAGTTTCCTTCGGAGGCTGGGCTATATGACTACATTGGATGGGACGATAAGCCGGGGAAGGAGATTAGACCCAATCAGCTGGTTGCTCTTGGCCTTCCTTACCCTGTGGTCTCCAAGGATATCGCCATGAGGGTACTGGAGGTGGTGGAGACGGAACTGTTGAGGCCATACGGGTTGAGCACCCTCTCCAAGCGGGATAAAGGTTACACACCCTTTTACAGGGGCGATAGGGCCAGTAGAGACAGAGCGTATCATAACGGCCCGATATGGCCATGGCTCGTGGGAATCTACGTTGATGCTAAGCTCAACTTTGAATACGATTCCCTCAGAATCAAGAACCTGCTGAACCAATTCAGTCCCCTTCTAGGAGTGGCCGTGAGGGAAAATGGATACGTTCCTGAGCTCTTTGAGGATATTCCTCCCTACAAGAAGGGCGGATGTATTGCTCAAGCTTGGAGTGTCGCAGAATTGAACAGGGCAATTAGAAATATCATCAATTACTCGTGAGGAGTCACAAAAAGTAAAAAGACGTCTCACTTCTTTCTCTGGTCCAGAAACACCTGCAACTTATAACCTGTCCAGGCAGTCTTACCTGGTTCCACCCACTCTATCTCCACATCATCCTTGTTGAGCCCTATTCTCTCTGCGAGTATCTCCCTTGCCCTAGAGTCGTAGGTAGAATCTACCATGTTTCTCCTCGTCTCAACCCTTATCTTCAGTTTATCCATCTCATTACCGTAGATTATCACGTTAAACATTCCGGTTGTGTCTGGTATCTCGTTCACTGCATCCTCCACGTATATTGGGAGCAATAACTTGCCCTTGACCTTAAACATCCATTCCACTCTTCCGGGAATTGGCTCCACGAACCTGGCGTGGGTTATTCCATACGTGGGATCTGGATCTGTGGTAAACTCATTCTTCACGTAATCGCCTAAACTGTACCTGATTAGGGGCATGGTAAAGTGGTTGAGAAGGGTAGCGATAAGCTCTCCCCTCTCTCCTGGTGATGCTGGCTCGTCGGTCTTGGGATCGACGATATCAAATATCTCCATGTCCTCCCAAATCACAAGCTGGCCATCTAGGCCAGGCACTTCAACGGCCATGTGTCCGTCAGTCGTGCCCCACACGCTGATCGCTAGCTTCGCGTTGGGATGAACTTGGAACAACTTTTTCTTCGTGTTCTCGGCCGCGGCCCCGCCGTGAAGGAGAAGAACCTTGAACGGGGACTCCCAACCCTCCGCCTTTGCTTCCTCTCCTATGAGCCTGTGAAGCCAGGGAGTGGTAGCCAGGACGTCTACTTTCCAGAGCCTGAATATGAGGTTATGCCTTGCCTTCCACGAGAAGTAAGTCTCACCTCCCCCCGCAATAGCCGTCGCTCCGCATCTCCACATTGCAGTCTCGACCACTGGAGGACCCCAGCTGTAGAAACCTGACATGTTAAGGTAGTTTGCGTAAACAGTCGTAGGTTTAACTCCGGCGAAGGTCCAGAGATACCTAGCTTGTGCCTCCTCGAAGTAGTCAAGTTCGAGGGCACCCCAACCTTGGAAGGTGGGTAAACCTGTGGAACCAGAGGTTGCACTCACAAATCTAATCCTCTTGGCTAGCTCAGGAACCATAATGGAACCGAATGGAGGGTTAGCTGACAGGTCCTTCCTGAGTTCGTCCTTCCTTAGAATCGGTATCTTCACGATATCCTTCCAATCGCGTATTTGATCTGGTTCGAAACCCTTGGACTTCCAGAAGTTCCTGTAAAAGGGCACGTTGTCCCATGCCCACTTAACTATCCTCTTGAGCCTGAAGGACTTTACCTTCTCCAACTCCTCCCTCTTCATGGTCATTATCTTCTTGTTCCAGAGCGTCTCGGAGGGATTCAAGGGATATTGGGTGTTAATGTAACCTTCCCTTCTAAGTTCCTCGTGGATCCTTTCATATTCCTGTAGAACCGTCATGGTTGTAAAATGTTTAAATAATTTAAAAACTTTAAGTCTTACCGTACGTGTAAAATCCCCTTCCAGAACTCTTGCCAGTTTGGCCTTGGGATACCATCTTGACCAGGAGGGGATTCGGTGAGTAGGCCTCATACCCTCTAGAGTGAATTTCCCTTAATGCGTTGAGGATCTTGTCTAGTCCCAGCTCGTCGGCCATCTCAAGGAGCCCCTTGGGGAAGTTAAAGCCAAGTCTCATCACCGTGTCTATCTCCTCTGCGTTGACTATGTTGTTCTCTATTAACCAGGCACCCTCATTCACCGCGAGAGAGATGATCCTTTCCGGGGGAACCTTGCTTTCGGGAGGCA from Metallosphaera sedula DSM 5348 harbors:
- a CDS encoding glycoside hydrolase family 15 protein → MRLASIGNGKMLVNFDDHGRIIDLYYPYIGMENQTSGIPIRVALWDGKNVYLDESWKTEVSYEDGTNLVEVKWTLDNPGLEITSYNFVDVNEPVMNSIIKILSRDIEGKLRLFFVHDLNIYSNPFGDTALLDPVTWSMIHYKSKRYLGIKLMSTEMNNTEFSATKGDPLEDIKDGRLDGSPISHGDVKSAVGVELNLRSKSFVKAYYVIGAARNLEELRRLLGEANPAKIESNFVSVFQFWKSWLSKGSWTSDHESWIYNVSLLTVKNHMDMNGSIIASSDFSFVNIYGDSYQYFWPRDGAIAAHSLDVAGYGELAMKHFNFVKEIANPEGYLHHKYNPNRTLASSWHPWLYNGKRILPIQEDETALEVWAIGSHYRRYKDLDELTEIYRKFVKPALQFMMRYTEDGLPKPSFDLWEERYGIHLYTVSTVYGGLVMGAELAKGMGDESLSEDALDVAKTMKEQALSRLTNGRRFIRRLDENYQPDQVVDASMYAPYYFGMVEPNHPIMISTMEAIEQRLMINGGIARYENDMYQRRKAQPNPWIITTLWVAQYMIDTSRLDKAKDLLTWVMKRATPSGFLPEQVDPETWESTSVIPLVWSHAELIITLNKYHGKY
- a CDS encoding amylo-alpha-1,6-glucosidase, encoding MLDPKECEDREWIIPTGTGGYSSSTFCGINSRTYHGLLVIPQDPPHRRYMTLAKVEDFVITDGQEYPMSTNHYLNDVFYPEGYRFLNHVERGENFVRWDFLFGNSRVERTLVVHRGYNAITLSYASQRGVFRICPLVTYRSHHVALKSVHPIFTYRLLQDHILLLANGIPFLRVRIRGDHVLDKTEYWYYNFFYRLDFERGTNYLEDLYNPFCVISKGNKIEMDFYWGEFEPEQKRVGSKEIMDLLSSAGKSFVVRSGDKYAIIAGYHWFDEWGRDTMISMEGILLMNGLYEQAKSILLRYFNAVNRGLMPNNFLGNNETAYKGVDVSLWGINAVYKYYQYTNDVEFLKRIFPRMLEVVDSYWKGNGVVVNKDNLLYHVGAPRTWMDAQFDGEVVTPREGAAVEINALWYNALMIMDQISKRLGIHDDEFVEKAEKVRSAFLEKFPSEAGLYDYIGWDDKPGKEIRPNQLVALGLPYPVVSKDIAMRVLEVVETELLRPYGLSTLSKRDKGYTPFYRGDRASRDRAYHNGPIWPWLVGIYVDAKLNFEYDSLRIKNLLNQFSPLLGVAVRENGYVPELFEDIPPYKKGGCIAQAWSVAELNRAIRNIINYS
- a CDS encoding acyl-CoA synthetase family protein, which produces MTVLQEYERIHEELRREGYINTQYPLNPSETLWNKKIMTMKREELEKVKSFRLKRIVKWAWDNVPFYRNFWKSKGFEPDQIRDWKDIVKIPILRKDELRKDLSANPPFGSIMVPELAKRIRFVSATSGSTGLPTFQGWGALELDYFEEAQARYLWTFAGVKPTTVYANYLNMSGFYSWGPPVVETAMWRCGATAIAGGGETYFSWKARHNLIFRLWKVDVLATTPWLHRLIGEEAKAEGWESPFKVLLLHGGAAAENTKKKLFQVHPNAKLAISVWGTTDGHMAVEVPGLDGQLVIWEDMEIFDIVDPKTDEPASPGERGELIATLLNHFTMPLIRYSLGDYVKNEFTTDPDPTYGITHARFVEPIPGRVEWMFKVKGKLLLPIYVEDAVNEIPDTTGMFNVIIYGNEMDKLKIRVETRRNMVDSTYDSRAREILAERIGLNKDDVEIEWVEPGKTAWTGYKLQVFLDQRKK